TGAGAGAATGGTGAACATGGCCTCTGAACGTCCCCGCGTGCTCTCCGGAATCCAGCCCACAGCAGGCTCGTTCCACCTCGGCAACTACCTCGGCGCCGTCCGCCAGTGGGTGGCCCTGCAGGAGTCCCACGACGCCTTCTACATGGTCGTCGACCTGCACGCGATCACCGTTCCGCAGGACCCGGCGGACCTGCGCGCGAACACCCGGCTCGCCGCCGCGCAGCTGCTCGCCGCCGGTCTCGACGCGGACCGCTGCACGCTCTTCGTGCAGAGCCATGTCCCCGAGCACGCCCAGCTCGCCTGGATCATGAACTGCCTCACCGGCTTCGGCGAGGCCTCCCGCATGACCCAGTTCAAGGACAAGTCCGCCAAGCAGGGCTCGGACCGCGCGTCCGTCGGCCTGTTCACGTACCCGATCCTCCAGGTCGCGGACATCCTGCTGTACCAGGCGAACGAGGTTCCGGTCGGTGAGGACCAGCGCCAGCACGTCGAGCTCACCCGCGACCTCGCCGAGCGCTTCAACGGCCGCTTCGGCGAGACCTTCACGATCCCGAAGCCGTACATCCTCAGGGAGACGGCGAAGATCTACGACCTCCAGGACCCGTCGATCAAGATGAGCAAGTCGGCGTCCACGCCGAAGGGCCTCATCAACCTGCTCGACGAGCCGAAGACCACCGCCAAGAAGGTCAAGAGCGCGGTCACCGACACGGACACCGTCATCAGGTATGACAGCGAGCACAAACCGGGTATCAGCAATCTGCTGACCATCTACTCGACCCTCACCGGTACCGGTATCGCGGAACTGGAGGAGAACTACGCGGGCAAGGGCTACGGTGCGCTCAAGACGGACCTCGCCGAGGTCATGGTCGACTTCGTGACCCCGTTCCGGGAGCGCACCCAGCAGTACCTGGACGACCCGGAGACGCTCGACTCGATCCTGGCCAAGGGAGCCGAGAAGGCGCGCGCCGTCGCCGCGGAGACGCTCGCGCAGGCGTACGACCGGGTGGGCTTCCTGCCCGCCAAGCACTGAGGCGTACGACCGCACACACGTACCACTGGGCAGAGCGCTGCACATCACTACGGCTGCGCCTGCCCACCACACAGCCGTGGCCTTACAGTCGATAGCCGGACGGCTGAGTACGAACCAGACAACGCGCCCGGCGACGCGAAGGACAACGCAACCGGTGACGCGACCGACGACGCACCGGACACGACGACAGGAGACGACGTGGGGACCGTAACGATCGGCGTGTCGATCGCGGTCCCGGAGCCTTACGGCAGCCTGCTCCAGGAGCGGCGCGCGGGCTTCGGCGACCCCGCGGCTTGTGGCATCCCCACGCACGTCACCCTGCTGCCGCCGACGGAGGTCCACGCCGCCGACCTGCCGGCCGTCGAGGCACACCTGACCGAGGTCGCCGTGGCCGGCCGGCCCTTCCCGATGCGGCTGTCGGGCACCGGCACCTTCCGGCCCCTGTCGCCGGTGGTGTTCGTGAAGGTCGTCCAGGGCGCCGAGGCCTGCACCTGGCTCCAGCAGCGGGTCCGCGACGCCTCCGGACCCGTGGCGCGCGAACTGCAGTTCCCGTACCACCCGCACGTCACGGTGGCGCACGGCATCGACGACGCGGCGATGGACCGCGCGTTCCAGGAACTCGCCGACTACGACGCCGAGTGGCCCTGCACGGGGTTCGCGCTCTACGAACAGGGCTCCGACAGTGTGTGGCGCAAGCTCCGGGAGTTCGCCTTCGGTGGATCCGTGGTGCCACCGCAGGCGGGCCACGCGGACGTGGAGCGCGGGACCATCGCCAGCCGCTAGCCGCGGTCGAGCCGAACAGCCGCGGTCGAGCCGAACAGCCGTGGTCGAGTCGGGCAGCCGCGGTCGGGCTAGATCGGCAGGCGGCGGAACACCGCTCGCGGTACGTGCCGCAGCGCCGCCATCACCAGCCGCAGCGCCCCTGGCACCCACACCGTCTCCGAGCGCCGTCGCAGCCCCACCTCGACGGCCGTCGCGACCGCCTCCGGTGTGGTGGCCATGGGTCCCTCCGCGCGCCCCGCGGTCATCTTCGTACGGACGAACCCCGGGCGTACGACCATCACGTGGACGCCGGTGCCGTGCAGCGCGTCGCCCAGACCCTGGGCGAAGGCGTCCAGCCCCGCCTTGCTCGACCCGTAGATGAAGTTGGAGCGGCGGGCGCGCTCGCCCGCGACCGAGGAGAGCACCACCAGGGAGCCGTGCCCCTGGGTCTGGAGGGCCCGCGCGCACACCAGCAGGGCCGACACCGCGCCCGTGTAGTTGGTCTGCGCGATCCGGGCGGCGGCCACCGGCTCCCGCTCGTCCCGGGCCTGGTCGCCGAGGACCCCGAAGGCGAGCAGCACCATGTCGAGGTCGCCCTCGGCGAAGACCTTGCCGAGGACCGTCTCGTGGGACTCGGGGTCGAGCGCGTCGAAGGCGAGGGTACGGACGTCCGCGCCCAGTGCGCGCAGGTGCTCGGCGTCCCGCTCCAGGGCCGGCGAGGGCCGTCCGGCGAGCCACACCGTGCGGGTGCGCCGGGCGATCAGACGGCGCGCCGTGGCCAGCGCGATCTCGGACGTGCCGCCGAGGATCAGCAGGGACTGGGGGGCTCCGAAGGCGTCCTTCATGACAACTCCTAGAGGGGTGAGGAGGCGGGAGGGTCGACCGGTTCTGGAGGCCGGGGCGGCGGGAGGGTCGACCGGTTCTAGAGGTCGAGGCGGCGGGACAGGTCGGAGGTGAACACCCCGCGCGGGTCCAACTCGGACCGCAGTTGCCGGAATTCGGTCAGTCGTGGATACATGTCGGCCAGCAGTTCCGGCCGCAGTCGCGCGTCCTTCGCCAGGTAGACGCGTCCGCCCGCCCCGGCCACCTCCTCGTCCAGCTCGTCGAGGAAGGCGCCGAGGCCCGGCAGGCTCGCGGGGATGTCCAGGGCGAGGGTCCAGCCCGGCATCGGGAAGGAGAGCCAGCCCGGATCGCCCTCGCCGAAACGCTTCAGGACGGCGAGGAAGGACGGGCACCGGTGTTCGGCGACGCGCCGCACGATGCGCCGCAGGGCCTCCTCGCGCCCGTGTCCGACGACGAACTGGTACTGCACGAAGCCGCCGCGCCCGTAGATCCGGTTCCAGTGCGGCACCCCGTCGAGCGGGTGGAAGAAGGCCGGGATCCGCTGTAGTTCACCGGCACGCGCGCGGGGTGCCTTCCGGTACCAGAGCTCGTTGAAGAGGGCCACCGTCCCGCGGCCGAGCAGTCCCTCCGGTACGAAGGGGGGCGCGGACGGGAACCGCGGTGGTCGGAACGCCAGCGGGCGTCGGCGCGCGCGTGGGGGAGCGCGCCCAGGGGGGCGTGTTCCGCGCGGGTGAGCACCGAGCGTCCCGTCGAGCGGCCGCGCGCGAGCAGGTCGATCCAGGCGACCGAGTACCGGTAGCGGTGGTCCGTGGCGGTGAGACGGGCCATCAGGTCGTCCAGGTCCGCCGCGCGTTCGGTGTCGACGGACATCAGCGAGGTCTCGACGGGCTGGAGCCGGACGGTCGCCGTGAGGATCACCCCGGTCAGGCCCATGCCGCCCGCGGTGGCGTCGAAGAGGGGGGTGCCCCGGCCCACCGTGCGGATCGCGCCGTCCGCGGTCAGCAGCTCGAAGGAGAGGACGTGGCGGGCGAACGAGCCGGACACGTGGTGGTTCTTGCCGTGGATGTCCGCGCCGATCGCGCCGCCGACGGTCACCTGGCGGGTCCCGGGCGTGACCGGCACGAACCAGCCGAGCGGGAGCAGGACTTCCATCAGCCGGTGCAGGCTCACGCCCGCGTCGCAGAGCACGGTCCCGCCGTCGACGTCGATCGTGTGGACGCGGTCGAGGCCGGTCATGTCGAGCACGGCCCCGCCCGCGTTCTGCGCCGCGTCCCCGTACGCCCGCCCGAGGCCCCGGGCGATGCCTCCGCGGACCCCGCAGGCGCGGACGGCGGCCGCCGCTTCCTCGTAGGTGCGCGGGCGGACCACACGGGCGGTGGTCGGGGCGGTGCGGCCCCAGCCCGTGACGGAGACGGGTTCGGCCGGGGCGGAGGCGGTGTCGGCAGGCATGACCGTGACCGTATCGGCGAAAAAGGTGCATAAAGCCCTCACCTCTCCCGTCTTCCCGGCTCCTCACCGAAATGGGTGATTAATGGGATGTCGTACAAGATTTCCGTAATTCTGCGGCCACTCCCTAGAAGAGTGAGATCACATGGACGACCTTGACGACATGGACCGCCGACGGTGGGACGGCATGGACCGTCGGCTGCTGTCGGCCCTCCACGAGCGCGGCACGGATCCACGCGTGGCGGCCGTCGCACGCGCCCTGTCCTGGAGCGGGGAGCACGGCGTGCTGTGGCTCGCTGCCGGGCTCACGGGCGCGGTGGTCGACCGCGGGCGGCGCGGCGCGTGGCTGCGCGGCACGGCGCTCACCGCCACCGCGCACCTCGCCAGCATGGGCGTGAAGCAGATCGTGCGCCGTCCACGCCCCGCGCACATCGTCCCGCTGGTGCGCACGGCCGGACGTCACTCGTTCCCCAGTTCCCACGCGGCCTCCGCGACGGCCGCGGCGGTCGCCTTCGGCGCGCTCGGAGTCCGCCCGCTGCCGCCGCTCGCCGCCGCGATGTGCCTCTCCCGGCTGGTGGCCGGCGTCCACTACCCCTCGGACGTGCTCGCGGGCGCCGCCCTGGGCGCCCTGACGGCCCGTCTGGGCGCCCACTGGATCGAGGCCGGCCATGGCTGAACGCACGGTGCTCCTG
This portion of the Streptomyces mirabilis genome encodes:
- the trpS gene encoding tryptophan--tRNA ligase — its product is MASERPRVLSGIQPTAGSFHLGNYLGAVRQWVALQESHDAFYMVVDLHAITVPQDPADLRANTRLAAAQLLAAGLDADRCTLFVQSHVPEHAQLAWIMNCLTGFGEASRMTQFKDKSAKQGSDRASVGLFTYPILQVADILLYQANEVPVGEDQRQHVELTRDLAERFNGRFGETFTIPKPYILRETAKIYDLQDPSIKMSKSASTPKGLINLLDEPKTTAKKVKSAVTDTDTVIRYDSEHKPGISNLLTIYSTLTGTGIAELEENYAGKGYGALKTDLAEVMVDFVTPFRERTQQYLDDPETLDSILAKGAEKARAVAAETLAQAYDRVGFLPAKH
- a CDS encoding 2'-5' RNA ligase family protein, producing MGTVTIGVSIAVPEPYGSLLQERRAGFGDPAACGIPTHVTLLPPTEVHAADLPAVEAHLTEVAVAGRPFPMRLSGTGTFRPLSPVVFVKVVQGAEACTWLQQRVRDASGPVARELQFPYHPHVTVAHGIDDAAMDRAFQELADYDAEWPCTGFALYEQGSDSVWRKLREFAFGGSVVPPQAGHADVERGTIASR
- a CDS encoding decaprenylphospho-beta-D-erythro-pentofuranosid-2-ulose 2-reductase; this translates as MKDAFGAPQSLLILGGTSEIALATARRLIARRTRTVWLAGRPSPALERDAEHLRALGADVRTLAFDALDPESHETVLGKVFAEGDLDMVLLAFGVLGDQARDEREPVAAARIAQTNYTGAVSALLVCARALQTQGHGSLVVLSSVAGERARRSNFIYGSSKAGLDAFAQGLGDALHGTGVHVMVVRPGFVRTKMTAGRAEGPMATTPEAVATAVEVGLRRRSETVWVPGALRLVMAALRHVPRAVFRRLPI
- a CDS encoding phosphatase PAP2 family protein; the protein is MDDLDDMDRRRWDGMDRRLLSALHERGTDPRVAAVARALSWSGEHGVLWLAAGLTGAVVDRGRRGAWLRGTALTATAHLASMGVKQIVRRPRPAHIVPLVRTAGRHSFPSSHAASATAAAVAFGALGVRPLPPLAAAMCLSRLVAGVHYPSDVLAGAALGALTARLGAHWIEAGHG